The Nicotiana tabacum cultivar K326 chromosome 14, ASM71507v2, whole genome shotgun sequence genome contains a region encoding:
- the LOC107808389 gene encoding transcription factor FAMA isoform X1: MLFHFEHEIFLQPYLPTISPSLNHQNPEMVNEEAMMVSQIEEKFIEFSDKVENATQLKFLIGENLENSQANESKKKRKRTRIKSSEEVENQRMTHIEVERNRRKQMNEHLLVLRSLMPSSYVQRGDQASIIGGAIEFVRELEQLLQCLESQKRRKLYGDDSLLMEIQNPSHPPFFDPLPLANELYEGGIQEEIAESKSCLADVEVKLLGFNAMIKILSKRRPGQLITTISALEDLQLNIIHTNITTIEQTVLYSFNVKIAGETKFTADGIANLVQQIFSFIHANNAI; this comes from the exons ATGTTGTTTCACTTTGAACATGAAATATTTCTGCAGCCTTATTTGCCTACAATTTCCCCAAGTCTTAACCATCAAAATCCAGAGATGGTTAATGAAGAAGCTATGATGGTGTCACAAATTGAAGAGAAGTTTATAGAGTTTAGTGATAAAGTAGAGAATGCTACACAACTTAAGtttcttattggtgaaaatcttgAAAATAGCCAAGCAAATGAAagcaagaagaagaggaaaagaacaAGAATCAAGAGTAGTGAGGAAGTTGAGAATCAAAGAATGACACATATTGAAGTGGAGAGGAATAGAAGGAAGCAAATGAATGAGCATCTTCTTGTCTTGAGGTCTCTCATGCCAAGTTCCTATGTACAAAGG GGAGATCAAGCTTCAATTATTGGTGGAGCAATAGAATTTGTGAGAGAATTGGAGCAACTTTTACAATGCCTTGAATCACAAAAGAGAAGGAAACTATATGGAGATGATTCATTATTAATGGAAATTCAAAATCCTTCACATCCACCATTCTTTGATCCTTTGCCACTTGCAAATGAATTATATGAAGGTGGAATTCAAGAAGAAATAGCAGAGAGCAAATCATGTTTGGCTGATGTTGAAGTGAAGCTTCTAGGTTTTAATGCAATGATCAAGATATTGTCAAAAAGAAGGCCAGGCCAActcattaccaccatttctgctTTAGAAGATTTGCAGCTTAATATTATTCATACAAATATTACCACCATTGAACAAACTGTTCTATATTCTTTCAATGTTAAG ATTGCTGGTGAAACAAAGTTTACAGCTGATGGTATAGCAAATTTGGTCCAGCAAATATTCAGTTTTATTCATGCAAACAATGCCATATGA
- the LOC107808389 gene encoding transcription factor FAMA isoform X2, with translation MEEKENNQPYLPTISPSLNHQNPEMVNEEAMMVSQIEEKFIEFSDKVENATQLKFLIGENLENSQANESKKKRKRTRIKSSEEVENQRMTHIEVERNRRKQMNEHLLVLRSLMPSSYVQRGDQASIIGGAIEFVRELEQLLQCLESQKRRKLYGDDSLLMEIQNPSHPPFFDPLPLANELYEGGIQEEIAESKSCLADVEVKLLGFNAMIKILSKRRPGQLITTISALEDLQLNIIHTNITTIEQTVLYSFNVKIAGETKFTADGIANLVQQIFSFIHANNAI, from the exons atggaggaaaaagaaaacaaccaG CCTTATTTGCCTACAATTTCCCCAAGTCTTAACCATCAAAATCCAGAGATGGTTAATGAAGAAGCTATGATGGTGTCACAAATTGAAGAGAAGTTTATAGAGTTTAGTGATAAAGTAGAGAATGCTACACAACTTAAGtttcttattggtgaaaatcttgAAAATAGCCAAGCAAATGAAagcaagaagaagaggaaaagaacaAGAATCAAGAGTAGTGAGGAAGTTGAGAATCAAAGAATGACACATATTGAAGTGGAGAGGAATAGAAGGAAGCAAATGAATGAGCATCTTCTTGTCTTGAGGTCTCTCATGCCAAGTTCCTATGTACAAAGG GGAGATCAAGCTTCAATTATTGGTGGAGCAATAGAATTTGTGAGAGAATTGGAGCAACTTTTACAATGCCTTGAATCACAAAAGAGAAGGAAACTATATGGAGATGATTCATTATTAATGGAAATTCAAAATCCTTCACATCCACCATTCTTTGATCCTTTGCCACTTGCAAATGAATTATATGAAGGTGGAATTCAAGAAGAAATAGCAGAGAGCAAATCATGTTTGGCTGATGTTGAAGTGAAGCTTCTAGGTTTTAATGCAATGATCAAGATATTGTCAAAAAGAAGGCCAGGCCAActcattaccaccatttctgctTTAGAAGATTTGCAGCTTAATATTATTCATACAAATATTACCACCATTGAACAAACTGTTCTATATTCTTTCAATGTTAAG ATTGCTGGTGAAACAAAGTTTACAGCTGATGGTATAGCAAATTTGGTCCAGCAAATATTCAGTTTTATTCATGCAAACAATGCCATATGA
- the LOC107808390 gene encoding 26S proteasome non-ATPase regulatory subunit 1 homolog A, with protein sequence MATAATMVSSAGGLLAMLNESHPQLKLHALSNLNAFVDYFWPEISTSVPVIESLYEDEEFDQRQLAALVASKVFYHLGEHNDSLSYALGAGPLFDVSEDTDYVHTVLAKALDEYASHKTKAAESNDEATKVDPRLEAIVERMLDKCIVDGKYQQAIGMAIECRRLDKVAEAIVCSDNVDATLAYCSNVSHNFVNRREYRSEVLRLLVDVYEKSPSPNYLSMCQWLMFLDKPESVASILEKLLRSENKDDALLALQIAFDLVENEHQAFLLRVRDRLSSPNLQPSEPAQLLPADSDRAPTEDAEASEDVPLLEESRPSGGTLTTADPKEAIYAERLGKLKGILSGETSIQLTLQFLYSHNKSDLLILKTIKQSVEMRNSVCHSATIYANAIMHAGTTVDTFLRENLDWLSRATNWAKFSATAGLGVIHSGHLQQGRSLMAPYLPQGGAGGGGSPYSEGGALYALGLIHANHGEGIKQFLRDSLRSTNVEVIQHGACLGLGLAALGTADEEIYDDIKNVLYTDSAVAGEAAGIGMGLLMVGTASEKAGEMLAYAHETQHEKIIRGLALGIALTVYGREEEADTLIEQMTRDQDPILRYGGMYALALAYRGTANNKAIRQLLHFAVSDVSDDVRRTAVLALGFVMYSEPEQMPRIVSLLSESYNPHVRYGAAMAVGISCAGTGLSEAISLLEPLTSDVVDFVRQGALIAMAMVMVQISEASDSRVGAFRRQLEKIVLDKHEDTMSKMGAILASGILDAGGRNVTIKLLSKTKHDKITAVVGLAVFSQFWYWYPLIYFVSLAFSPTALIGLNYDLKVPKFEFVSHAKPSLFEYPKPTTVATTTSAVKLPTAVLSTSARAKARASKKEAEKAIAEKAAGTESSSGAPSSGESMQVDTPAEKKNEPEPSFEMLTNPARVVPAQEKYIKFLEESRYVPVKSSPSGFVLLRDLRPDEPEILSLTDAPSSTASSTGGGSTGQQAPASAMAVDEEPQPPPAFEYTS encoded by the exons ATGGCGACGGCTGCGACGATGGTGAGTTCGGCGGGTGGTTTATTGGCGATGCTGAACGAATCCCACCCACAGTTGAAACTCCACGCGCTCTCAAATCTCAACGCCTTTGTTGATTACTTTTGGCCTGAGATCTCTACCTCTGTCCCTGTCAT TGAAAGCTTATACGAGGATGAAGAGTTTGACCAAAGACAACTAGCTGCATTAGTTGCTTCAAAG GTTTTCTATCATTTGGGTGAACATAATGACTCATTATCCTATGCCCTTGGAGCTGGCCCACTCTTTGATGTTTCTGAGGATACTGACTATGTTCATACAGTTCTCG CTAAAGCCCTGGATGAGTATGCAAGCCATAAAACTAAGGCAGCTGAGTCAAATGATGAAGCCACAAAGGTGGACCCCAGGCTGGAGGCTATTGTGGAGAGAATGCTTGATAA GTGTATAGTGGATGGCAAATATCAGCAAGCCATTGGCATGGCCATTGAATGCCGAAGGCTGGATAAGGTTGCCGAAGCAATTGTTTGCAGTGATAACGTTGATGCCACTCTAGCATATTGCAGTAATGTTTCCCATAACTTCGTCAATCGTAGAGAATATCGAAGTGAG GTGCTTCGTCTTCTTGTGGATGTGTATGAGAAGTCACCATCTCCAAACTATTTGAGCATGTGCCAGTGGCTTATGTTTTTGGATAAACCAGAGTCTGTAGCAAGCATATTGGAGAAGCTATTAAGATCAGAAAATAAAGATGATGCTCTATTGGCATTACAAATAGCTTTTGACCTTGTAGAGAACGAGCACCAAGCTTTTCTTTTGAGGGTTAGAGACCGGCTTTCCAGCCCCAACCTACAACCTTCAGAGCCGGCACAGTTGTTACCTGCGGATTCTGATCGAGCACCGACTGAAGATGCAGAAGCTTCAGAGGATGTTCCATTGTTAGAAGAAAGTAGACCTTCAGGTGGGACGTTAACAACTGCAGATCCAAAAGAAGCTATATATGCTGAAAGGTTGGGAAAACTAAAAGGGATTCTATCAGGGGAGACCTCAATACAGTTGACCTTGCAATTCTTATACAGCCATAACAA GTCAGATCTCCTTATTCTTAAAACAATAAAGCAGTCTGTTGAGATGAGAAATAGCGTGTGTCACAGTGCAACAATATATGCGAATGCGATCATGCATGCTGGAACGACTGTGGATACATTCCTTAGGGAGAACCTG GACTGGCTAAGCCGTGCAACAAATTGGGCTAAATTCAGTGCGACAGCTGGACTGGGTGTTATCCACAGTGGCCATTTGCAGCAGGGGAGATCACTTATGGCACCTTACTTGCCGCAAGGTGGCGCTGGTGGAGGTGGTAGTCCATATTCAGAAGGTGGTGCCTTGTATGCTCTTGGTTTAATTCATGCAAATCATGGGGAGGGCATCAAACAGTTTCTTCGTGATAGTCTACGTAGTACAAATGTCGAG GTTATTCAGCATGGTGCCTGCTTAGGACTTGGGTTGGCTGCTCTAGGAACCGCTGATGAAGAGATTTATGATGACATTAAAAACGTGCTATATACTGACAGTGCCGTTGCTGGAGAGGCTGCTGGTATTGGTATGGGTTTATTGATGGTTGGAACTGCAAGTGAGAAGGCAGGTGAGATGCTTGCTTATGCTCATGAGACGCAACATGAGAAGATAATCAG GGGTTTGGCACTAGGTATAGCTCTCACAGTCTACGGAAGGGAGGAAGAAGCCGATACACTGATTGAACAAATGACTAGGGATCAAGACCCTATATTGCGTTATGGTGGAATGTATGCTTTAGCATTGGCTTACAGAGGAACTGCAAATAATAAGGCTATCCGTCAGTTGCTGCATTTTGCTGTATCAGATGTTAGTGATGATGTCCGCCGGACAGCAGTTTTGGCACTTGGATTTGTTATGTATTCTGAGCCAGAGCAG ATGCCTCGTATTGTATCGTTGTTATCGGAGTCGTACAATCCACATGTTCGATATGGTGCGGCTATGGCAGTAGGCATTTCTTGTGCAGGTACTGGTCTGAGTGAGGCCATCTCATTGTTGGAGCCTTTGACATCAGATGTGGTTGATTTTGTACGTCAAGGTGCTCTCATAGCGATGGCCATGGTGATGGTCCAGATAAGTGAAGCCAGTGATTCCCGCGTGGGTGCCTTCAG GCGACAACTGGAGAAAATTGTCCTTGATAAGCATGAAGATACCATGAGTAAAATGGGTGCAATTTTGGCCTCTGGTATTCTTGATGCTGGTGGAAGAAACGTGACAATCAAATTACTTTCAAAGACTAAACATGACAAAATTACAGCAGTCGTTGGACTAGCTGTTTTTAGTCAGTTTTGGTATTGGTATCCACTTATATATTTCGTTAGCTTAGCATTCTCACCAACAGCCTTGATTGGTCTCAATTATGACCTAAAAGTGCCAAAGTTCGAGTTTGTATCACACGCCAAGCCCTCGCTATTTGAGTATCCTAAGCCAACCACTGTAGCCACCACAACTTCTGCTGTCAAACTCCCCACAGCTGTTTTATCAACATCAGCTAGGGCTAAGGCAAGGGCTAGCAAGAAAGAGGCTGAGAAAGCCATTGCCGAGAAGGCAGCTGGAACAGAGTCATCTTCTGGTGCACCAAGTTCTGGGGAGTCCATGCAG GTGGATACTCCAGCggagaagaaaaatgaaccaGAGCCATCATTTGAGATGTTGACCAACCCTGCTAGGGTGGTTCCAGCTCAGGAGAAATACATAAAGTTTTTGGAAGAAAGCAGATATGTGCCAGTTAAATCATCACCTTCTGGATTTGTGCTTCTGAGAGATCTACGTCCTGATGAACCTGAAATATTGTCCCTCACTGATGCACCCTCGTCAACTGCATCCAGCACTGGTGGTGGATCAACTGGACAACAGGCCCCGGCATCAGCAATGGCTGTTGATGAGGAGCCTCAGCCACCACCGGCTTTTGAGTAcacatcttga